CCAGTTACATATATATGTTCTTTTCTAAACCCTTCTGATAGAAGATATCTTCTACTGTGTTCTGTATAAGGTAGATTTATATCACTTATATGATCTACTATTTTTCTATTTATTTCTTCTGGAACATTTTGGTCAAAACATCTATTTCCTGCTTCCATATGAAATACTGGTATTTTTAATCTCTTTGCTGCTACTGCTGCAAGGCATGAATTGGTATCTCCAAGTATAAGAAGAGCATTTGGCATTTCTTTTTCTAAAACTTCATAAGATTTAGCTATTATATTTCCTATTGTTTCTCCTAAATGTTTTCCTACAGAATTCAGATAATAATCTGGTTCTCTTAAACTTAACTCTTCAAAAAATACCTGATTCAATGTATAATCCCAGTTCTGTCCTGTATGAACCAATATATGTTCAAAATATTTATCACATGCTTTTATAACTTCTGAAAGTCTTATTATCTCTGGTCTTGTTCCTACTATTGTCATTACTTTTATTTTTTTCATTCGTTACACCTCTAAGTAGTATGTATCTGGATTTTCTTTATCAAATAACTCATTTGCCCATATCACAAGTATCATTTCTCCTGTACCTGTGTTTGTTACATTATGGGTATATCCAACTGGAATATCCACCACTTCTAATTTTTTATCTGATACAGGATATTCAATTACTTTATCACTGTATATATTTCTAAATCTGATAATAGCTTCTCCCTTTATTACTAAGAATTTTTCATTTTTTGTATTATGATAGTGATTTCCTCTTGTTATTCCTGGTTTTGAAGTTGAAATTGAAAATTGTCCACTATCTATTGTTCTTAATATTTCAACAAAAGCTCCTCTAT
Above is a window of Fusobacterium varium DNA encoding:
- a CDS encoding Thermophilic glucose-6-phosphate isomerase and related metalloenzymes, with the translated sequence MQKQGEIKEYYEISTVYSKTLGEISDLIHSFKNNRKTLVIEKVGEGFERVLYSTYLSYLPEDEFSYELTEHKDNRGAFVEILRTIDSGQFSISTSKPGITRGNHYHNTKNEKFLVIKGEAIIRFRNIYSDKVIEYPVSDKKLEVVDIPVGYTHNVTNTGTGEMILVIWANELFDKENPDTYYLEV